From one Desmospora activa DSM 45169 genomic stretch:
- a CDS encoding L-erythro-3,5-diaminohexanoate dehydrogenase yields MDARSEEVHSLGLHRVVEPQGMLPQPAWRLDAEPVCHDNELLLDVDCLNIDSASFNQLKQSCGQDLEKVKERIAAIVAERGKMHNPATGSGGMLIGNVAEVGPHFLAADQLQKGERLATLVSLTLTPLYLTAIHDVDMETGQVHVEGKAILFASGPYARLPEDIPEQLSLALLDVCGAPAQIARIVKRDQTVVVLGAGGKSGLLCLAQARRQLGNSGQLIALESRQEACAEIRRLQLADDVLQVDARNPVAVLEVVETVTNRRLADWTINCVNVPDTELSSILATRDGGGVYFFSTAIRFTAAALGAEGVGRDVQMLIGNGYAPGHADLALDLVRTQPQLLQLLQARYTRVQQN; encoded by the coding sequence ATGGATGCACGTTCGGAAGAGGTTCATTCATTGGGATTGCATCGGGTGGTTGAGCCACAGGGGATGTTGCCGCAACCGGCATGGAGGTTGGATGCGGAGCCGGTGTGCCATGACAATGAGCTTTTGCTCGATGTCGATTGCCTCAACATCGATTCCGCCTCTTTTAACCAGTTAAAACAATCCTGCGGTCAAGACCTGGAGAAGGTGAAGGAGCGGATTGCCGCGATTGTGGCAGAACGGGGTAAAATGCATAACCCCGCTACCGGTTCCGGCGGAATGCTGATTGGCAACGTCGCAGAAGTGGGACCCCACTTTCTCGCTGCGGATCAGTTACAAAAAGGGGAACGCCTCGCAACATTGGTTTCGCTTACCTTAACACCGCTCTATTTAACAGCGATTCATGATGTTGATATGGAAACGGGCCAGGTACATGTCGAGGGAAAAGCGATTCTCTTTGCCAGTGGGCCGTATGCACGATTACCGGAGGATATACCGGAACAGCTATCTCTGGCGTTGTTGGACGTATGTGGCGCTCCAGCCCAAATCGCCCGTATCGTCAAGCGGGATCAGACAGTGGTGGTGCTGGGGGCAGGCGGAAAATCCGGGTTGTTGTGTTTGGCGCAAGCACGACGGCAGTTGGGTAATAGCGGGCAATTGATTGCGTTGGAATCGAGGCAGGAGGCATGTGCTGAGATTCGCCGTCTGCAACTGGCGGATGATGTGTTGCAGGTAGATGCCCGTAATCCTGTGGCGGTATTAGAGGTAGTAGAGACGGTAACCAACCGGCGGCTGGCGGATTGGACCATTAACTGTGTCAATGTTCCCGATACGGAGTTGTCTTCCATTCTGGCGACGCGGGATGGGGGTGGCGTTTACTTTTTTAGCACGGCGATCCGTTTTACCGCGGCGGCCCTTGGTGCGGAAGGAGTAGGCCGGGATGTACAAATGCTGATCGGCAACGGCTACGCCCCCGGTCATGCGGATTTGGCCTTGGATCTCGTGCGTACACAGCCGCAACTGTTGCAACTGCTTCAAGCCCGGTATACCCGAGTACAGCAGAATTAG
- a CDS encoding sigma-54 interaction domain-containing protein has protein sequence MDRLQQGMLLEVLRSIDEGIHVVDAEGMTVFYNERAAALDGLSMEEVKGTHVLEVFPSLTPKTSTLMKVLETGKPIYDQQQAYTNRHGHRIVTVNTTLPLLVEGRRVGALEVAKDVTRIQELSERLIDLEQRIGADQRKTPSGQELYHFDRIVTQDPAMERELLRARRASATRSPVLVVGETGTGKELVVQSIHSGSSRKEQPFIAQNCAAIPASLLEGLLFGTAKGAFTGAEDRPGLFELAAGGTLFLDEIHAMAVDLQAKLLRVLEDRMVRRVGDVRLRPVDVRIIAATNEDPAVSLAEGRLRKDLFYRLHVVRIQLPPLRERPKDIPLLTRHFIKKFNFQFGTLVTDISAEVEALFRRYPWPGNVRELEHAIEGAMNQVEGDWIEVEHLPPHLLDVTVPLPQLGEMEGVTLPEWLESMERKAIHQALTANGNNIKQTARQLGIPRQTLQYKIKKWKLR, from the coding sequence ATGGATCGGTTGCAGCAGGGGATGTTGCTGGAAGTGCTTCGTTCCATCGATGAGGGGATTCATGTGGTTGATGCTGAGGGAATGACGGTTTTCTACAATGAGCGGGCGGCGGCGTTGGATGGCTTATCCATGGAGGAAGTGAAGGGGACACATGTGCTGGAGGTGTTTCCTTCGCTAACGCCGAAGACGAGCACCTTGATGAAGGTGTTGGAAACGGGGAAGCCGATATATGACCAGCAGCAAGCGTATACCAACCGCCATGGTCACCGCATTGTTACCGTCAATACGACCTTGCCCCTGCTGGTGGAGGGACGGCGAGTTGGCGCGCTGGAAGTGGCCAAGGATGTGACGCGGATTCAGGAGTTGTCGGAACGGTTGATCGATTTGGAACAACGGATTGGCGCCGACCAGCGTAAAACGCCGTCGGGGCAGGAACTGTATCACTTTGACCGGATTGTGACCCAGGATCCGGCGATGGAGCGGGAGCTACTGCGTGCCCGTCGGGCATCCGCCACCCGCTCCCCCGTATTAGTAGTGGGTGAGACCGGCACGGGCAAAGAATTGGTGGTACAATCGATCCATTCAGGCTCTTCTCGCAAAGAGCAGCCGTTCATCGCCCAGAACTGCGCGGCTATACCTGCCTCATTGTTGGAGGGGCTCCTCTTTGGCACGGCTAAGGGGGCGTTTACCGGTGCGGAAGATCGACCGGGATTGTTTGAGTTGGCTGCCGGAGGGACACTCTTCCTGGATGAGATCCATGCGATGGCGGTGGATTTGCAAGCTAAACTGTTACGGGTGCTGGAGGATCGGATGGTGCGCCGGGTAGGGGATGTTCGTCTGCGCCCAGTGGATGTCCGCATTATCGCCGCAACCAATGAAGATCCGGCGGTTAGCTTGGCGGAGGGGCGGCTGCGAAAAGACCTTTTTTACCGTCTGCATGTGGTCCGAATCCAACTGCCTCCCTTACGGGAGCGACCAAAGGATATTCCTCTCTTAACCCGTCATTTTATCAAGAAGTTCAATTTTCAATTTGGGACTTTAGTCACAGATATTTCCGCTGAAGTAGAGGCGCTATTTCGTCGTTATCCCTGGCCAGGGAACGTGCGGGAATTGGAACACGCTATCGAAGGAGCGATGAACCAAGTGGAGGGGGATTGGATTGAAGTGGAGCATCTGCCTCCTCATTTGCTGGATGTTACCGTTCCCTTGCCGCAACTGGGGGAGATGGAGGGAGTAACACTTCCTGAGTGGTTGGAATCGATGGAGCGAAAGGCGATTCATCAAGCGCTCACCGCCAACGGCAACAATATCAAACAGACGGCACGACAGCTGGGGATTCCGCGTCAAACCCTGCAATATAAAATCAAGAAATGGAAGCTTCGTTGA
- a CDS encoding M14 family metallopeptidase, whose translation MRGKRWLCGLVALLLAVSVGPWGWMESQAQSIKPEFAMEEAKFPYQIEGVNTREERTAIARTGVAIDEVGDDYVVIHAVDRDLERLRQLGFQPRKLMKAMDFPPGDSDYHNYDEMVEKIQQTARKYPDIVKLFSIGQSHEGRELWAAKISDNAEVDEDQPGVLFVSLHHAREHLTVEMALEVLDLFTSTYGEDERITQLVDSREIFIVFNLNPDGGEYDIKDDRYQYWRKNRQPNSGSTAIGTDLNRNYGYKWGCCGGSSGNPGSDTYRGNAAFSAPETARLRDFIENRTVDGEQQITTAISFHTYSELILWPYGYTYTDVPADMNPDDYQVFKTMGETMAETNGYTPQQSSDLYITDGDFSDWAYGEHNIFAYTFEMYPKTSNPGFYPPDDVIERETKRNREAVLYLTEQADCPYRTIGKEGTYCSSAAQ comes from the coding sequence ATGAGGGGAAAACGATGGTTGTGCGGATTGGTAGCCTTGTTGTTGGCGGTATCGGTCGGACCGTGGGGATGGATGGAGTCACAGGCGCAGTCGATTAAACCGGAGTTTGCTATGGAGGAAGCAAAGTTTCCTTATCAAATCGAGGGCGTAAACACGAGGGAAGAGCGGACGGCTATCGCTCGAACCGGAGTGGCCATCGATGAAGTGGGCGATGATTATGTGGTGATCCATGCTGTTGACAGGGATTTGGAGCGCTTGCGCCAGTTGGGATTCCAACCGCGGAAGCTGATGAAAGCGATGGATTTTCCTCCAGGGGATTCCGATTATCATAATTATGATGAGATGGTAGAGAAAATTCAGCAGACTGCTCGGAAGTATCCGGATATCGTTAAGCTGTTTAGCATTGGTCAATCCCATGAGGGACGCGAGCTGTGGGCCGCCAAAATCAGCGACAACGCCGAGGTGGATGAGGATCAACCGGGTGTTCTATTTGTCTCCTTACACCACGCCCGTGAACATTTAACGGTGGAAATGGCATTAGAGGTATTGGATCTGTTTACCTCTACCTATGGTGAAGATGAGCGGATTACTCAATTGGTCGATTCTCGGGAGATTTTTATTGTGTTTAATCTCAACCCTGACGGGGGCGAATACGATATCAAGGATGACCGTTATCAGTACTGGCGCAAAAACCGACAACCCAACAGCGGTTCAACCGCGATCGGAACCGATCTCAACCGTAACTACGGCTATAAGTGGGGGTGCTGTGGCGGTTCCAGCGGTAATCCGGGAAGTGACACCTATCGTGGAAACGCTGCTTTCTCCGCCCCGGAAACGGCCCGCTTGCGCGATTTTATTGAAAATCGGACGGTGGATGGAGAGCAGCAGATTACCACAGCGATCTCCTTCCATACCTATAGTGAGCTAATTTTGTGGCCGTACGGCTACACCTACACCGATGTACCCGCGGATATGAACCCTGATGATTATCAGGTGTTTAAAACGATGGGTGAAACAATGGCAGAGACAAACGGTTATACCCCGCAGCAATCCAGCGATCTTTATATCACCGATGGGGATTTTTCGGATTGGGCCTATGGTGAACACAACATCTTCGCATACACCTTTGAAATGTATCCCAAAACATCCAATCCCGGCTTTTATCCCCCAGATGATGTGATTGAACGGGAAACCAAGCGCAATCGGGAGGCGGTTCTTTATTTGACGGAACAAGCAGACTGCCCCTACCGCACTATCGGCAAGGAAGGGACCTATTGTTCATCGGCTGCGCAGTAA
- a CDS encoding DUF1427 family protein, protein MKLYLLPLLTGLIVGFLFALMKLPIPAPPALPGILGIVGIYLGFKLFHWMSQLWVG, encoded by the coding sequence ATGAAACTATACCTTCTCCCTTTGTTGACTGGATTAATCGTCGGCTTCTTGTTTGCCCTGATGAAACTGCCGATTCCAGCGCCACCCGCACTTCCGGGGATCTTGGGAATCGTCGGCATCTATTTGGGCTTTAAGCTTTTTCATTGGATGAGTCAATTATGGGTGGGATGA